From a single Brassica rapa cultivar Chiifu-401-42 chromosome A01, CAAS_Brap_v3.01, whole genome shotgun sequence genomic region:
- the LOC103841123 gene encoding protein FAR1-RELATED SEQUENCE 5-like, with protein sequence MKWISGDGEGEDEIHTIVFKESVEEITYSALVERICRKIKVDGYKVETKISYFPMVLYSNKLSYVWNDEDVFGYLLQVNHEKCRSVLHVEFNKTVQEEDDEADVYVGLSDREATDGEATDTWATDRVACEADGVLTLYDDIEIHGNVTERDAIVIEDTEARPSVEVTPAVKERDDGMDLAVGQEFRTKEEAQVHIQTASHLKCFEYDVIKSDTKRYVIKCRAAKEGCKWYVRVAKLMNSDSWTVRSYIKQHRCSVVTTRTLPNRRRGTPGIVAAVLAQDYPGSLDTPAPNALIQLVHHRVAVKVSYTTSWRGKRLAANKVRGSPEESYTLLNSYMHMLKQSNPGTVARVVVDEAQKFKYLFFALGASIEGFTAMRKVLIVDATHLKNVYGGVLFVATAQDPDHHHYPIAFGIADGEKEHSWVWFMEQLKSVISDVPGLVFLSDRNKSLIKAVSLVFPQAAHGYCIWHLAQNVKVHVRNNRETCTFKFMGCAHAYTEAEFLNLYNAFRMRYPSAAEYLDKSVEERKWARCYFEGDRYNVDTTNSVESFNGVISDARKLNILPMCDFIIGKMAEWFNIHRKEAAEIPPALKLVPIVEVEMSKICVDAGFLSVVELNSFHLEYSVSGSDGKHYTVDMAMMTCSCEQFDKDKYPCVHAVAAATFMTDKAGKELHLSEYCSKYYLVEQWALAYHRTIYPVPHMSDWIIPEEVKAMKVLPPDYEVKKGKPQQTRFPSAGESRGRGKRGKGRVSGTGRASGTGTANGTGTANGTGSTSGAGSSSGTVRARGGGMGAYFECGIGAGPGLDY encoded by the coding sequence ATGAAATGGATTTCGGGAGATggtgaaggagaagatgaaattcACACGATTGTGTTTAAGGAATCAGTGGAGGAGATCACATACTCTGCTTTGGTTGAGCGTATTTGCAGAAAGATAAAGGTAGATGGATATAAGGTGGAAACGAAGATTAGTTACTTTCCAATGGTCTTGTATTCAAACAAGCTATCATATGTCTGGAATGATGAAGATGTTTTTGGTTATCTACTGCAAGTAAATCATGAGAAGTGTAGAAGTGTTCTACATGTGGAGTTCAACAAAACGGTTcaagaagaggatgatgaaGCTGATGTCTATGTCGGTCTATCCGATAGAGAGGCTACTGATGGAGAGGCTACTGATACATGGGCTACTGATAGAGTGGCTTGTGAAGCAGATGGTGTGCTCACACTTTACGATGACATTGAAATTCATGGTAATGTCACCGAAAGAGATGCGATTGTGATTGAAGATACAGAAGCAAGACCATCAGTTGAAGTAACCCCAGCTGTCAAGGAACGGGATGATGGTATGGATTTGGCTGTAGGTCAAGAATTTAGAACCAAGGAGGAAGCACAAGTTCATATTCAGACGGCTTCACATCTGAAGTGTTTTGAGTATGATGTAATTAAGTCGGACACTAAGAGATATGTGATAAAATGCCGAGCAGCCAAAGAAGGCTGCAAGTGGTATGTGCGTGTTGCAAAGTTGATGAATTCAGATAGTTGGACGGTTAGAAGTTACATCAAACAGCATAGATGTTCTGTTGTTACTACAAGAACACTTCCTAATAGAAGGAGAGGCACACCAGGAATCGTTGCAGCTGTTTTGGCTCAAGATTATCCCGGTAGTTTAGACACACCAGCTCCCAACGCCTTGATCCAGCTGGTTCATCACAGGGTGGCTGTGAAAGTATCATACACAACGTCATGGAGAGGAAAAAGATTAGCTGCTAATAAAGTGCGAGGAAGTCCAGAAGAGAGTTATACTTTATTAAATTCTTATATGCACATGCTAAAGCAGTCGAATCCTGGCACAGTAGCTCGAGTGGTTGTGGATGAGGCCCAAAAGTTTAAATATCTGTTTTTTGCTTTGGGAGCTAGCATAGAAGGGTTTACCGCTATGAGGAAAGTCCTCATTGTCGATGCAACACACCTGAAGAATGTTTATGGTGGAGTTCTATTTGTTGCGACTGCTCAAGATCCCGATCATCACCACTATCCAATTGCGTTTGGTATTGCAGATGGTGAGAAAGAGCATAGTTGGGTGTGGTTTATGGAACAGTTGAAATCAGTGATATCTGATGTTCCTGGATTGGTGTTTCTTTCAGATAGAAACAAAAGCTTGATCAAGGCAGTAAGTCTAGTGTTCCCTCAGGCCGCTCATGGTTATTGTATATGGCATTTGGCTCAGAATGTTAAAGTACATGTCCGTAACAACAGAGAAACTTGCACGTTTAAGTTTATGGGCTGCGCACACGCTTATACAGAGGCTGAGTTCTTGAACCTTTATAATGCTTTTCGCATGAGGTATCCTAGCGCAGCGGAGTATCTTGACAAAAGTGTTGAAGAGAGGAAATGGGCGAGATGTTACTTTGAAGGAGATAGGTACAATGTTGACACCACCAATTCAGTGGAATCTTTTAATGGTGTTATTAGTGACGCGAGAAAGTTAAACATACTACCAATGTGTGATTTCATCATTGGGAAAATGGCTGAATGGTTCAACATACATAGGAAGGAGGCAGCTGAAATACCACCTGCACTAAAGCTTGTTCCTATTGTGGAAGTGGAAATGTCTAAAATATGTGTTGATGCAGGGTTTCTTTCCGTTGTCGAGTTAAACAGCTTCCATCTTGAGTACAGTGTCTCAGGAAGTGACGGGAAGCATTATACCGTTGATATGGCTATGATGACTTGTAGCTGTGAGCAATTTGATAAAGACAAATACCCATGTGTCCATGCAGTAGCTGCTGCCACATTTATGACTGATAAAGCGGGAAAGGAACTTCATCTATCTGAGTATTGTTCTAAGTACTATTTAGTGGAGCAATGGGCTTTGGCTTATCACAGGACAATATATCCTGTTCCTCATATGTCTGATTGGATTATACCTGAAGAAGTTAAAGCAATGAAAGTGCTTCCtccagattatgaagtcaaaaaaGGAAAACCGCAGCAAACTCGATTTCCATCGGCAGGAGAATCTCGTGGAAGAGGAAAAAGAGGCAAAGGGAGAGTCAGCGGCACAGGTAGAGCCAGCGGCACAGGCACCGCTAACGGCACAGGCACCGCTAACGGCACAGGCAGTACCAGTGGCGCTGGCAGTTCCAGCGGCACAGTCAGAGCGAGAGGAGGAGGTATGGGAGCGTATTTTGAATGTGGAATTGGTGCAGGTCCAGGTTTGGATTACTGA
- the LOC103829893 gene encoding plectin has product MFLTLTLSPLSTEHLTKLKKMKPKNKKQRRKKRKKRSRLHQWWRNHRRHPLYVHRTREEGNVVLRPSVKDGGVHGSEKEMKGRKRKNPSTTCVGVSSRTRARKAVSAGNEPARETTVVSLSVDSESDDMSAVSSKARQPPQPLELCFKSTEFTKTCKIQTKCLVKNTVDVIKKLKEEVKWFITHPQFRHFFHMPDEQYLKLQGMWMLLLRTISTEEEDVAWFGVNGVPIRYSMREHALISGLDCHEYSRKYLKLGSTKFVDYYFGGLKKITITDVEHKLLSMKTPCNDRLKMAVLFFLGRVIRGQAKDCGPVDPFILRIVEDLDVCRTFPWGRLTFEDAIKNIKHMMELLKGEVHSACGFPGFIIPLEILAFECIPKLGKTFRLSKDTPSEDCPRMCKSRFTKSSMKGYPLEDIYAALGHTKVINSVLVPTVGEEIMLARIIDEEREYHCEGSTSDTWNHWLNVKQKKIFWKELYDLDVAARVFKKKKDKEKVTFLEDSSSKSGLESLKALEEKILGAMSEGFSGLKSVVEAKLGDMDVRMSKFEKNQRQLKRRAKKIEEKLTSIESNKNEERNYGEDMDFGWDDRDYGRAEGKENSEKAKEDKENSESGEEKDVVSGGENSKDGEKDKGNVEEEEEKENEADKTELGTREKDEVSEEDYDTEEEAEKRRVEADALWKSILSEETEYLEKEAEKVAKGTPTPPRGRPKRLAARKIVLTPPEEFLRGPTVTAPSPIETEKEAETVIEEEGEEMAVEAEESDEESLKEKNAEEMVEEKEGVEESPTEKIAEEMVEEEEGVEESPTEKIAEEMVEEEEGVEESPTEKIAEEMVEKEEAVEESPTEKNAEEMVEEEAEEAEEAEEAMEAEEAEEAEEEADKVVEKEAETVVEKEGDKYTDEEKQMWALVVYKASEEMADGTTEVRRDGTNEVRTGFKLRCKQKIMMYGKPRGKKKPQRPQSQESAPVIARTPREKRKPQRLQSPYTQVKTEDIDGPKKKRKTKVK; this is encoded by the exons ATGTTCCTCACGCTGACTCTATCTCCTCTTAGTACGGAACATTTGACAAAACTCAAGAAGATGAAACCGAAGAACAAGAAACAGAGGAGGAAGAAAAGGAAGAAACGGAGTCGATTGCATCAATGGTGGAGGAATCATCGTCGTCATCCTCTGTACGTCCATCGTACAAGAGAAGAAGGAAACGTGGTGTTAAGACCATCGGTTAAAGACGGCGGTGTTCATGGCAGTGAGAAG GAAATGAAGGGCCGAAAAAGAAAGAATCCATCTACTACGTGCGTTGGAGTCTCCAGTAGAACTAGAGCTAGAAAGGCGGTCTCAGCTGGGAATGAGCCGGCAAGAGAAACGACTGTAGTTTCTCTCTCTGTTGATTCAGAAAGTGATGACATGTCTGCTGTATCATCTAAG GCAAGGCAACCACCACAGCCCCTTGAATTATGCTTCAAGAGCACAGAGTTCACGAAGACTTGCAAGATTCAAACCAAGTGCCTTGTGAAGAATACAGTGGACGTGATTAAGAAGCTTAAGGAGGAGGTTAAATGGTTCATAACCCATCCTCAATTTCGTCACTTCTTCCACATGCCTGATGAACAATACCTGAAGCTCCAAGGAATGTGGATGTTACTCTTGCGCACCATTTcgactgaagaagaagatgttgcaTGGTTTGGTGTGAATGGTGTTCCCATCCGCTATTCTATGAGGGAGCATGCCCTCATCTCGGGCTTAGACTGCCATGAGTATTCGAGGAAATATTTGAAGCTCGGGAGTACGAAGTTTGTGGATTATTACTTCGGTGGACTAAAGAAGATCACCATAACAGATGTGGAGCACAAGCTGTTGTCTATGAAGACACCATGCAATGATAGATTGAAGATGGCTGTCTTGTTCTTCCTTGGTCGGGTTATCAGAGGACAGGCAAAGGATTGCGGACCAGTAGACCCGTTCATCTTAAGGATCGTGGAAGATTTGGATGTTTGCAGAACATTTCCATGGGGTCGTTTGACATTTGAAGATGCAATAAAGAACATCAAGCATATGATGGAGCTTCTGAAGGGTGAAGTGCACTCGGCATGCGGCTTTCCTGGATTCATAATTCCATTAGAG ATTTTGGCTTTTGAATGTATTCCTAAGCTGGGGAAAACATTTCGACTATCTAAAGACACACCTTCTGAAGATTGTCCTAGGATGTGCAAGAGCCGGTTTACAAAGAGTAGCATGAAGGGATATCCTTTGGAAGATATATATGCTGCACTTGGACACACAAag gttaTTAACAGTGTGTTGGTGCCAACTGTGGGTGAGGAAATCATGCTGGCTCGTATAATTGATGAGGAGCGAGAGTATCATTGTGAGGGAAGCACAAGTGATACTTGGAACCACTGGCTAAATGTGAAGCAGAAGAAGATATTTTGGAAAGAGCTATACGACTTAGATGTTGCTGCACGAGTgtttaagaagaagaaggacaAAGAAAAGGTGACGTTTTTAGAAGATTCGTCTTCTAAATCTGGGTTGGAGAGCTTGAAAGCTCTGGAAGAAAAGATTTTGGGGGCCATGAGTGAAGGGTTTTCTGGTCTTAAATCAGTGGTGGAGGCAAAGCTGGGTGATATGGATGTGAGGATGAGTAAATTTGAAAAGAACCAGCGACAACTTAAAAGAAGGGctaagaaaatagaagaaaagCTGACTTCTATTGAGAGCAACAAAAATGAGGAGAGGAACTATGGTGAAGATATGGATTTTGGATGGGATGATAGAGATTATGGTAGAGCTGAAGGGAAGGAAAACAGTGAGAAGGCTAAGGAAGACAAGGAAAACAGTGAGTCTGGCGAGGAAAAGGATGTGGTCTCGGGTGGGGAAAACAGtaaggatggtgagaaagacaAGGGAAacgtggaggaagaagaagagaaggagaaCGAGGCTGATAAAACAGAGCTGGGAACTAGAGAAAAAGATGAGGTCTCTGAAGAAGATTACGATACTGAGGAAGAGGCTGAGAAGAGGAGAGTAGAGGCGGATGCGTTATGGAAGAGTATTCTTTCTGAAGAGACTGAGTATCTAGAGAAAGAGGCTGAGAAAGTTGCCAAGGGAACTCCTACACCACCACGTGGTAGACCGAAGAGATTGGCCGCGAGAAAAATAGTACTTACACCACCAGAGGAGTTTTTAAGAGGACCAACGGTAACTGCGCCATCACCTATCGAGACTGAAAAAGAGGCTGAGACAGTTATCGAGGAAGAGGGTGAGGAGATGGCAGTTGAAGCCGAAGAAAGTGACGAGGAGAGTCTCAAAGAAAAAAATGCTGAAGAAATGGTGGAGGAAAAAGAAGGTGTGGAGGAGAGTCCCACCGAGAAAATAGCTGAAGAAAtggtggaggaagaagaaggtgtgGAGGAGAGTCCCACCGAGAAAATAGCTGAAGAAAtggtggaggaagaagaaggtgtgGAGGAGAGTCCCACCGAAAAAATTGCTGAAGAAATGGTGGAGAAAGAAGAAGCTGTGGAGGAGAGTCCCACCGAAAAAAATGCTGAAGAAATGGTGGAAGAAGAAGCTGAGGAAGCAGAGGAAGCAGAGGAAGCTATGGAAGCAGAGGAAGCTGAGGAAGCAGAGGAAGAGGCGGATAAAGTGGTTGAGAAAGAGGCTGAGACAGTTGTCGAGAAAGAGGGTGATAAATACACTGATGAAGAAAAGCAAATGTGGGCCTTGGTCGTTTACAAGGCTAGTGAGGAGATGGCGGATGGGACCACTGAGGTGAGGAGAGATGGAACCAATGAGGTGAGGACAGGGTTCAAGCTTAGGTGCAAACAGAAGATAATGATGTATGGCAAACCAAGGGGGAAGAAAAAACCTCAGCGGCCCCAGAGTCAAGAATCAGCACCTGTGATTGCACGTACGCCAAGGGAGAAGAGAAAACCTCAGCGGCTGCAGAGTCCCTACACGCAGGTGAAGACAGAAGACATTGACGGGCCTAAGAAGAAGCGTAAAACAAAGGTTAAGTAG
- the LOC108872201 gene encoding uncharacterized protein LOC108872201: MSFIDFDSVKAEKAKALHRFHSIGFLFRITEICVALLLLCWIFTSLPFAVQISGEFLRRISYVVSTPLFMFVLGNFIVVALLTTKSTVFSAASTIDGGAEAYIYDAFIRTGDNRANSSDIGDLTEEIIVYDDKQIINTETDSNSNPTAGREDHAQIEPEKKSKDHPLTKVYQRSKSEISAKQCPVTVSKPLLRRSETEKCREIVEACEDVPFPEDNLTNEEFQKTIEAFIAKQLIFRRRESLAVVIHN; this comes from the coding sequence ATGAGTTTCATCGATTTCGACAGCGTGAAAGCAGAGAAAGCCAAGGCACTGCATCGTTTCCATAGCATTGGTTTCCTCTTCCGTATCACGGAGATCTGCGTCGCTCTTCTCTTACTCTGTTGGATATTCACTTCCCTTCCTTTCGCCGTTCAAATCTCCGGCGAGTTTCTCCGCCGTATCTCTTACGTCGTCTCCACTCCTCTCTTCATGTTCGTCCTCGGAAACTTCATCGTCGTCGCTCTTCTCACCACCAAATCCACCGTCTTCTCCGCCGCTAGTACCATCGACGGCGGAGCAGAGGCGTATATCTACGACGCGTTTATCAGAACCGGAGATAACCGCGCAAATTCTTCCGACATTGGAGATCTGACGGAAGAGATCATCGTCTACGACGATAAACAGATAATCAACACCGAAACTGACTCAAACTCAAATCCCACGGCGGGGCGTGAAGATCACGCGCAAATAGAACCGGAGAAGAAATCGAAGGATCATCCTCTTACGAAAGTCTACCAAAGGAGCAAGTCGGAAATCTCTGCGAAACAGTGTCCAGTGACGGTGTCGAAACCTTTGCTCCGGCGATCGGAGACGGAGAAATGCCGGGAAATAGTGGAGGCGTGCGAAGATGTTCCGTTTCCGGAGGACAATCTGACGAACGAAGAGTTTCAGAAAACGATCGAAGCATTCATCGCGAAACAGTTGATATTCCGTCGCCGGGAATCACTCGCCGTCGTTATCCATAACTAG